One Cardiocondyla obscurior isolate alpha-2009 linkage group LG02, Cobs3.1, whole genome shotgun sequence genomic window, AGCGAGGAGAGAGACGCCGAATGCCCGCACGAAAGAACGATCGGCATTTTTCCGACCCATCAGGGTCCAACTTATCTACTCATGCCGCATAAACAGGATAAGGATAACTGGCTCTACCACTTAACAGTGGTGTCAGGTGGTGGACCGAGTGCAGGCACACAATACGAGCAACTAGTGCAAAGACTAATGGAAACTGACGGTGATCCTAGCTGTGTATTGTGGCGGCATCCCCTGTTGCTACATACGAAAGAGAGCATCACAAGTCCACTGACAAGTCTGACCTCCGAATCACTGCAAACCGAAGCCATAAAGCTCTTTAAGGTTAACACGATCTTTTGtcgattttattacgattgtTTTATActcaatttttctaaattatttttaacatttaattatatgaaagaatatacaaaaaaaaaaccagcgTAACGTATCGTAAGAATAATCTGATATACCTTTAATCATACAGGCTTGTCAGCTGTTTATGTCGGTGGCGGTAGAACAAGCAGGTATCGACTACCACGTGGTTCTAGCGCAAAACGCATTACAACAATGCCTAGACCAGCCTGAACTTCAGTCTGAATTTATATGTGCATTGGTAAAGCAGACAAGTCGTCACACCCAACACCGTTTGGGCGTACAGGTAAAAAAGGCCGCCAGACTTGTGTCACTGGGTACTGCGCGCGTTGTAAGTCCTGCTTATTGTTTAACAAGAACAACATTCAACCATCCTgtaccattttttaaatcaaatcgATACTCATCGATCGttggtttattatttttttttttttccttcgataGATCTCATCTGTATCTCATTGTTAAACTATTTTTAGTcatcaattatttaaacaataggtattttttttcaatgcagAAAATGGTACATTGGGTATGCTTAGTCAAGtattataagtaatttttcCGGGTGTGGATACTGAGTAGTGGTTTAGCGGAATGGTTCAACTAGAAAGTATATTACTcggtaatatttaataatggcaGGAATATGCCGCTTGTCGCCACTGCAATACTTGACCAAGTTTAAGGACtattttagttttaacaaTCACATTCAcacatttaattctaatttgcCGCTTTAAGTGTGCCGTCTTTTAGACTTTTCATTCTATTTCAATCGCATGTGTTTATCATTTTGTCAAACATCACGATGATGTTAAGTTTTACTTACCTTTTatcacatattttaatatttatacataatacCCGATCAAATTACCTTAACGCCCGTGTGAGCCGAACATATTTCGACAATTattgtaatgtaatttatgtCGATGTCTATTGATCGCGTCTGTTAAATCTCACTTAATGTTAAATCtatacgttaaaataatattgcaaagcaaaatattattttctgaaattcgTCAAAATACGTTCTGTGCCACATACAAAGACATTCAcccactcactcactcacttgCAGAATGGTATGTTGGTGTACATGAGGACACacaaaaagaaacattttttaattctttttttttctaattttcacacgagttcctttttttttgcaatagcTGCAATATAGTTACTTTGATATTCTCTGTTTGAATGCTGCTTAGAGATCTAGAGTCTTATCGCCGAATTAGATTATTCTAACAAGTAAAACTTATATACAATCTTTTATATGCCTTCACCTCGACAATACaagcttttttaaaaatgcaaaaatgttGTAAAAGTGtttaaaaagcaatttaaatgTCACATATCTCTTCTAAGCAAGTTATAGATAACTTTAAAGTTCTAGTATTATATGAATTCCTCTCTCCTGTTTTCCTTTTACGTTACCCTTTCTCTATCCTTTCTCTTCTGTATGTCCtttccaaatttattaaaagaaaaaaaaaggaaacactATGTGGATATATCTCGAATTAGCGTAAATTTATGATGAAAAAGAGCCTCAGTCGTCTCATGTGTAATGTCAATGAACGTAACGCTTTACAGTTGGTACGGTAGATAGACGCGGCCTCAAAGAGCTTTTCTTTTTGGCACATTTTAATTCCCATGCAGTTTTTAAGGGTTTTTATCAGAGttcgcgtttttttaattcgattaatacATGGAGTTGTGCATTGAAATTTCGATTTCTCATGCTTATCTGCTAACTAACTACTACCGAAACacaaataattcaaatttaatctcCTTTTTAATCGAGATAGTATCTGTCTGAATAATAGCTTGAGAAAATAAAGGTaatatagagaaaaaaaagggggaataAATGGgcattaaaagtaaaaaagtaaaaagtagaCATTTTGTCGTGTCGCGTTTACCCTTTGACGACGAGAAGCAATATTGGTCGGCTAGGAATGGCTGAGTATTGTATCGAGACGTAGTAGTATGCCAGCATACCATTGCAGCAGCTCCTCCTCTGCGCCACGCAATCGCTCTTCACCTGCGATACGCAAAGTCCCGCGGCAAACGGCAGCGGTGAAAATGCGGACGCGCAATCAACGGCCTCGACTTCTCACAGTCCTCCGCTCACGCAGGGCCACTCAACTTCTGCTATCTTGGACTGCAAAACTAATCCCGCGCAGTATGTGCTTATCCAAGGATGGCAGCTTCTCGCGCTCGCAGTTTCTCTCTTCCTGCCCAAGAACAATCGGTTGCTGTGGTACCTGAAGTTGCACCTACAGAGAAACGCCGACAGCAAGTGAGTAACACACTATCGTatgttctatatttttattttacattaaaacaAATCGTGCGCGCGCAATAAATTTGATTCTGTTCTTGCAATAccgctaatattttttttttgataaagaAGTATATTgcattacattaaattatggTGTGTTTTCAGAACGGAATGCGGCAAGTATGCGGCTTATTGCGAAAGAGCTTTGGAAAGAACACTGCAAAACGGTGGCAGAGAAGTGAAACCATCAAGAATGGAAGTGCTCTCGATACTAATGAAGAATCCGTATCATCATTCACTGCCGCACGCCATACCGGTTCATTTTCTGAATGGCACTTATCAAGTCGTTAGCTTCGACGGTAGCACTACGATAGAAGAATTTTTGAATACTTTGAATCAAGAGATCGGTTGCAGAGACGTTCATCAGTCTGGCTTCACGTTATTCAGCGACGATCCGATCGAGAAGGATCTCGAGCATTTCATCGATCCAGAAGCAAAGGTTTGTTTGTGAAACTCGCCAAATTAAACACTTttaatagaacaaaatttattctaccttttaaaatttacaatctgCGTTCTAGCTATGTGACATTATCTCAAAGTGGGAAACAGCATTGAGAGAGAAAGGTTCAGGAAAATTCGAAAATACCAGAGTAATACAATTGACGTACAAATCTCGCTGTTACTGGCGACAAGCCGCTAAAATGGAGACTGACAAGGAGAGACTTTTGCTGTGTTATCAAGTTAATCAACAAGTTGTACAAGGAAAGTTTCCGTTAAATCGCGAACTCGCTTTTGAACTGGCCTCGTTAATGGCACAGGTATGCGTTTCTTATGCAATAGTTACACATACagcacgtatttttttattacacattaaaaataattatagacaTTTAAGCATAAAGTTTTTACTCAGTTTATTGTCCTAacgtttaatcaattttacagATCGATTTCGGAGAATACAACAATGACAAAGCACGCGGCAGCGGCCCTGGAAGCAATCCACATCATCTCGTACTCCAAGCTCTGGATAAATTTTATCCAATACGCTATCGAGCTAACATTACCGCCGATCAATTAAGGTAAGGAAATAATTGATAACAATTTCATACatgtttttaacaaattatgtTGACTTTACCAGGGAATTACAAGAGAAGTTACAGGAAAAATGGATTGCTTTAAAAGGACGTAGTGTATTGGATTGCGTTCGTATATATCTTACATGCACTAGAAAGTGGCCTTTTTTTGGAGCTACCTTGTATCAAGCAAAGGTATAACGATACTAATGGTATAAATGTTATACACTATTTACGTTTCAAATACTTTATACGTAAAGACAAgaagattgtaaaataattgattagaGTAAAATAATACGACTACATGTGcgatttgattttattttaaaacaattttattcagCTGAAACAAACCGAACCCGTGACAGTCTGGATAGCGGTATCCGAAGACAGTGTAACGCTACTTGAATTACAAACGATGGCTGTTATGTGCCGGTTCAATTATGCAAACATAGTAACATTTGGCGGCTGTTTAGACGACTTCATGCTCGTCGCTTGCCCAGACGAGGGTGCGGCAGAGCAGAAATTGCTTTTCGCACTCTCTAAACCGAAAGTGCGTACAGCagttataatttatcgttactagaaaaatatttaattaaatttattcttattggTGTAATGTTTTATTGCAGATTCTGGAGATAACGTTATTAATCGCCGATTACATGAATGCCTTAGGCCACGCGTTACCAGGCACTCCACAAATGAATACTTTAACTCGCAACGGATCACATAGGTCCATCAAATCGACTTTGAGACCTGCGACTGGTCGGTGAAAAAAagatctctattttttttacgttattttaaaattataactataGAATTGTATCGAAGAATAAGAAAATGAATATTGATTCAGAATAGtcacttttatatttttgcacgGAAActcgatatttaaatttgatttttgcaGGTTCAAGCTGTCTTCCAACTCAACCTGATATTTTGAAATCAACGCCAGATCACCAAAGACCTTGATAAAAAATCTGATCGCGTTAATTTTTCGGAAAGACAATGGGAATATATTTCTTGGATACGCGTGGAGCTTCTGATTAGGAagtatattttcttttgtcatttgtattatataaagGCAGTGCAGTATTAGTATCGTTCGCATCAATGTGCggtgcattttttttgttttttctaaaaaaCGCGTAGTCATAGACGCGATCGAAATATCTTTACGTTACGTCGTCATATGTGCATATAAATTAGAATCGACgcttataataataataacgtatctgtgtaaatatttaacgataagCATAAGCGCAAGAACTAACCACAAACGATCGTACTAGTGGTTTAGAGAGCGGTTGGAACCAAATCGAATCGATCTGTAACACTGCCTAATTAGTATGCGCGATTAAACATCGAATGGTTTCATCTCGAGGCTACGTATCGTGCTAAGACTTGCtacgtatttatatatcaaattaaaaacacaaccgaaacgaaaaagaacgcgtaaaatatttcgtaatagTGATGTATTCACCCCGTGtcgtgtataatatattaatcaaaGTTATTCGATGTTTAGCGGTACATCTTGAATGACACAGCGAACGCATTCTTTCTCAATTTTCGATGTCGAATGGAATACCTCTAAGCCTATACAAATGTTATCGCTAtgtcatatttataatacagtTCTTTTGTATTCCTGTCCAACAGAGTTTGTTAGATGGATGggttctatttttattatacaattttacttaaattaattttgttacagattaaaattgaaatgaaATTGAGAGTTTAATACAGATCTGAATCACGCGTatgtgtttaaaaattaaaattgtgtattttgtaattacaatttttttttttttttttattaaattcgattTTGTGATATATTTagataagaaaggaaaatttaaatcaagagaaaaaagacaaagctaattttctttcaatagTAACGTTACAAGATATTAAATGGACTTCATAGGCGGAATTATCGCGTACATATTGCCAAAaagagtgagtgagtgagagagagagagaaagaaagagagagaaaaagagaaaaaacagACTATATTTCTCTCTGTTTTTGTCTTTGAACGTTTTAGTTTGCCTTTTTCACATGAGGCTGCTCATAAGATTGCTTAGCAAGCAAAAGAAAATCCGATACACTTGTATTAACTTTGATAACAGCTAGtcttgtatttatttaaagtataagCGATTACATggtttttttctctttattattttttaatttttattttattatgatttttttacaGGTACACGACCAAATAGATGTAATTGGAAACGTAATttactatttaatataattaacatggCGTTCCTACGCGTAATACGTGTGCAACACTGTGTATTAAACATACGTAACGATTATAGCGTTgtctatatatatgtacacatagaaaatgagagaatgaaagaaagagaaaatagagAAGTTTTGTACTCGCGTTCGACGTGTCCTACGTAACTAGTAAACGTCTTCCTTCTAGCAGTTACAAATTACAAGCTGAAAGTAAGGCGGCTTTCGTGCAATATGTACACTGAGAGACAAATATGACGTTTGCTACGACGACGTTAGCTAGCGTATGTCACCCTAGCGTTGGTGTGCGTCGAGACTAATATCACACTAGGGTCATATACTCCAGCTGCCGTTGTCGCAGCGAACGCCacatctgcttttcagtgtagaTAAGACTTGTGCGGTTTTGTAATTTTCGAGACTATTACGCGTCTGTTCTAAAGGGAATAGCGAATCTCAATATTCAAAGAACCTTTGCAAGGTCTGACACGtctaaaaagagaaatttttattcaggTGTCCTTGTGAtcctatttaaatatttagaaatgaACGGATTATAGGCGCGCACACACACTCGGCTTTACTTGGTACATCGTGAATGTTTGTACGAGTAATACGAACTTTCAGACTATTGAGAGCAGTACAAAGATATGCAAGAACGACATTTTgtccttaattttttatataatatatcgaaGCGATATCGAAAAGTTATTAAGTGATCGACTAGCACCTGTATCATGACGTAGTTGAAGAAACCTTACGCGTGTTACATTCTTCACCCATTCGTGTAAATATCATGAGAACTTGCGTTTCTAAAGATTAGTAGAATCAAAATAGGCAGCTAGCAATTTACACAATCGAGGTCTATCTGGATTGCGCATTTTACCGAGcctattttacattttacatttatatctgttatttattcgtttaaaGAAGGTACGAGCAAAACAAGTGGAAGACATTGTGTACTATTGTACAGAGGAATAAATAAACTGCacatcaaataattttgcaaatgtcaATATGGCGATTGTCAAATTTTATCTAGTTTACGAAAGGCAgagtacactgaaaagcagatatagcATTTGCTGcaacgagcggcgacggcggctggcgtacgtgacttccctcactctcggccgccgagtacgGGGGGATGTAGTAGGCTGCGTTCTCCCTCAgtctgtgaccggtgctccgtaacacatctacgcgcgtgCTTCGTGTAagattcgacgcacatcacgccaagatcacgtatgctagccgccgtcgtagcACCATGAATGCCATTTCTAACCGAGTGTACGTTAACaaaagggagaagaaaataCCATGTTAATAGATACGGtatttattgataaatataaagttataaataaggtttattataaatttttgaagacATGTACCTCTTATACATTCtcacattaattaatttcatgatAATTTGTACagatagattttaattatttacttgtcAATTTGTGCCAGTATGAGAAGTTTGTGTGTTCAGTCCACCTCTTCTGGTCTTACAGGATGTGTTAATGGGAtcatagatttttttttcacatctTTTGACAGGGCTTTTCTCATGTCTGGAAATAAGGTGACATGTGGTTTATCTTACCTATGTAAAGATTTGTTATTTCAAGTTTATAAAGTTTTACCATATGCATCCTCATCTGGATCCCCATTGTAATATTCCAACACTGTCCTGTACACAATATATCCTAATTGTTGGTACATTGTGATAGCTACTTTATTGCTCACTCTGACAAAGAGATCTACAAAATATGCCTGTTTCCTAATTTAAGCAAAAATATAAGTTAgtaaaaggtaaaaaaatattaataggctacagtaagtaaaataaattattatttacttttctGATACATCCTCTAGATACTTCATCAACATGGCAGCAAGACCTAATCTTCTGTAGTCAGGAGAAACTGTAAGGGCTGTTACATGACCATGCCAATTTTCTCCATGACCCTCAGCCTTTCCCATAACTGAAACAGATggtttcaaatttaaaaaaattaccattaaaaaataaaacttttgcTGCACTGTTGACagcaaaaatacaaaatcaaACAGACTTACTGTAACCCATAATTTCTCCACTTGGAGATTCTGCCACTTGAATGTATTCTGGCCAGTGTGAAAGGTAATGCATATAAAATGAAAGTCCATACTAGATAAAAGTGTAAAAGATAATATATGTTGAAAAgcttaaaaattgttttaattgtaaGTTATGATATAAAAAGCTTCGATTTCTAAAGGtgctttattataaataaatttattcgtgaaaagcaaaataattaaaaataatcattttttaataattattattttactttaattaataatttattttctttttggtatcacttttaataatttcaaaagcttatattaaaataacaatatattatcatttctgataaaataaaaggataCTGTTTCTGTGAGTGGATCCAAAttcctgaaaataataaataaacgtaattcTAACACCGAATAGTATcaatatttatcatttaattgaattttaggTTAGGCGAAAGGGAAATCAGATTCATTTAAATGTTACTTACacattattgaatttaaacaGGTCGTTGCACGTGAAAGGCCGAAGTGTCGTCATTTTTTGAAGTTGTAATAAGTACcagcttattttattcgatcgaTAAAACTTTGCCCGAACGAAAGACGACGAAAACAAACTGCTTCTTGTAAATGTGAGTGCATTACATTACGTCAGTTGACTTCCATCGCTACTTCAATTTGCCGGTGACGATGGTAATGGCTCGTAGCGAAGTTTTTCGGaactaacaaaattttctGTCAGCTGATTGGTTTTTTAAAGAGCCATTCAAGAGCCATCGGGAACGGATACCTCGGTAGTACGATTAATAATGCGATAGATCGCGCTGATGCAAGTGGTAATCGTGACCAGAAAATAACCAGGTATCAAGCATGGGTCGCCGTGGTCCATGTTGGTTCGTGTCAGGTGAAGGTGGTTCACGGCGACGAAGAGCACTTATTCTGGTCACTGTGAAGCAAAAATCGAACTCTATTTCCCGCCGATCTCTTTTCCCGTTATTAGGAAATGATACCCAACTGTCTCAGGAACGTCGCCGCGCAGACGTCACGACGAAACGTAAGTGAACCGACAAAGCGACGTGTGACCTCTAAACACGCCGCATCGCGTTTATTTCCATGTCAGGGTCTCATTATGAATCCCAGCTCCCACTTGCGACATCGTATTTCATgagttttcttctttcctcaATATCTCGCATGTTCGCCAGTTTGGAAGCTGGAACGAGGTAATTATCATCCGCGACTCGAGTGCGATATGGCTCGCACAACTGCTTTGTGTTTGCTTTGGATTTGATTGATGTTAATGCAAAGActcgaaatttttatctcaaagAACACAAAATcgatttacaaaaaaatgtaaatttcacAAAGTTGCATGTGTTACACTTGCAATCTAATTTTATGTCACTGTAAGCATTtactaaatattaatgtttttaggTGGCCTCGTTTTTCTTGAgcaagagaaataattatgctACCGAGGCCTCTTACGAGACTAAGCCTTTTCGCCTGCACAAACTGGATCACGGTCCTTCCACTCAGGTGACAGTGACCCGAGATGATGCCATTGAACTGTTCAAGCAGCTACATACGATACGTCGTATGGAAACTGCTGCCGGCAATTTGTACAAAGAGAAAATCATCCGTGGTTTTTGTCACTTGTACTCAGGACaggtaaaaaatatctttcatctttttatcgcgtaatCATTATCGGCGATTCGTCGGCAAACGTACGACTTCTTTCACCGTTCAATAATTATACTATCCGTAAAGTTTAGCCTGCCGCTGATGCACGCGGCCCGATGTgttacgaaaattaaacgtataaaCTGTGCGGCGACGACGCGCGCGTTGCTCGTGTACCTCCCGGCATTACAGTCGGCGTTACGTAAAGCTGATTTGTGCTCGCGCGTGCACGGGTATCCTAATACTTGAGTTAGCCACGTGCACGAGTCGTTCAATTTTAATCTAGTTACCCGGCGTTTGTATAGCCCCGCGCGAGAGATATACGCGCGGCGTACCTAACGAACGGCGATACACGACAACTATAAACGCCGAGCATCTCCTCTGCGACGTCAGGCAATATTTACGACAATGGATACTCCCGGCTGCAATTTAGCGCCAGGCAGAATCGGCGTGATCCCAACGCTGCACTTGTGTGCATGTTACTTTAATcttgttcgttttttttttataggaagCATGTGCAGTTGGTATGAAAGCTGCAATGAGATCTCAAGACTCTGTGATCACAGCCTATCGCGCACACGGGTGGACTTATTTGATGGGCATAGACGTATTTGGCGTCTTTGCAGAGCTCACCGGTAGACAAGGTGGCAACGCTAAAGGCAAAGGTGGTTCCATGCACATGTATTCACAAAACTTCTACGGAGGAAATGGCATTGTTGGCGCTCAGGTTTGtacacttttaaaaattaatttcatatttttaatatctatattattttatcttttttgttgtaatttatatttttactgcGATTAGGTGCCACTGGGAGTTGGAATTGCTTTTgcacaaaaatatatgaataccGGTGGGGTTTGTTTAACATTGTATGGTGACGGCGCGGCTAATCAAGGACAAGTGTTTGAAGTATATAATATGGCTAAATTGTGGGATGTTCCTTGTATTTTCGTCtgcgaaaataacggatacGGGATGGGTACTAGCGTTGATCGTGCTGCAGCGAGCACGGAGTATTATACCAGAGGCGATTATATTCCTGGAATTTgggtattttttattttgttatttttttcctaaGAAATTTGtctttttgaaataaaaatgggatttacaataaaaatggtAATTATAGGTAGATGGAATGGACGTATTAGCCGTAAGAGAAGCCACGAAATTCGCAATCGATCATTGCACATCCGGTAAGGGGCCGATTGTTATGGAAACTGTAACGTATAGATACAGTGGACACAGCATGTCGGATCCTGGTACCAGTTACCGTACACGAGAAGAGGTACAAGAGGTTCGACAAACTCGGGATCCACTCACTAGCTTTAAAGAAAGGATCTTGAACTCCAATCTTGTCACTGCGGAAGAGATTAAAGTCAGTTTCTTTTACTAGATTTTGTTATTGTAATTTACacaacaataattatattttattttattagtattttattagtaatttattattatttgaaataatctATGTgaatctttttctatttcaggCAATTGAGGGTGAAATTAGAAAGACTGTGGACGATGCTGTAAAAGCCGCCAAGATCGATAAGGAGATTCCGCTGAACGAACTTACTGCCGACATTTATTCGAACTGTTTAGAAAAACAAATCCGAAATACAACACCCTTTAATCCTCTACCGCATGCTAGACTAGGGCCAGCTATAAACGCTTAAAATTGCTCAAAAATTGTTTccttgtatattatatattttatagtcaCATGCCAAGTCCTTAATGTTCATAGACcaacaaattaattgtatagTGATGTACAGAATTGCACATAAGTCTTTAATTCGAGGATGTATATTATCCCATTACATATTCTTTCGATACGTATCAGTTAAAAATCATTGATACTGCCGAAATAGATTAATTCAAGTGCAATCTCAATGCTCCAAAATGCGCGTACGTAACATTTCGATTACAGCCAAAGTTCAAGGTCcacaattttgataatttgagaaattaaatttatttacaatctaatttatttccaccgtaagttgtaacaaaaattgttttttttacaatataacgTGCGCCCGAGATTTTAGTCGTTtgttaatatgttaataaaaagacaagttatttaaaaaaataatttttcttataaaaatttagtgATGAACAAGTGCAGTGTTATTTTATGTGCTATTATGCTTCCCTGCTCGTCACGCAAAAAGGATTTTCCTCGCggaattgtttttttctcgGAAGATAATACGCAGTTGGAAAACGAGATGTT contains:
- the LOC139109285 gene encoding uncharacterized protein CG43867 isoform X6; translated protein: MMQPVQTENNNSALDMESFEEMLRKLSELEQRVLEAEGRADEAEDKVRMMEERLVKGEYCLSTSGVGSPAHSLPSTSGTQNDKIEEVHCACISKLETQVEEQRQLRLQDARQVEAKAARIKEWVTNKLRELEQQNQHLREQNNKCNQQLELLRNHITNIGLKPPAPTTRASLSLEVDSTLRIDRRRSESLEGTPQTAPECVQNIVAEPQTSTKHRRHLSACGTIQRGAAAANMDSSLLSEELAAAVENLVMLPNISGVSEANRDSGSSEAVHDYAEIYTPSREGMNWLQVGGQGPRPPTPPLHRFPSWEAKIYQVADGGLGIGPSTNEESAPSTMTTTTSSSKHSQATGHNLTAHNSQGYCDISVPVYATVKGRASQIRSMPFGDSSDDSSDGEEHPNQTETNTRITNSSSDNTDSSLGSGSSPSKSIKTTSSLSPAKRSSSGSPSKSVKRDTSLESGLSEDYAIPPDALSSTSLESSMPSLLMRVSGESPKRQESLEKTGHLAKLGGKLKTWRKRWFVLKNGVLSYWKSQNDVNRKPQGQIILDEVCRINRAEGAATFEIATGKKTYYLTADCIATMEDWIRVLQNVQRRNATKLLLSREDNKPTIQGWLTKVKNGHAKRCWCVLIGKMFLYFKCPSDTNPIGQINMRDARVEEVEHVSDSDSEERDAECPHERTIGIFPTHQGPTYLLMPHKQDKDNWLYHLTVVSGGGPSAGTQYEQLVQRLMETDGDPSCVLWRHPLLLHTKESITSPLTSLTSESLQTEAIKLFKACQLFMSVAVEQAGIDYHVVLAQNALQQCLDQPELQSEFICALVKQTSRHTQHRLGVQQLLLCATQSLFTCDTQSPAANGSGENADAQSTASTSHSPPLTQGHSTSAILDCKTNPAQYVLIQGWQLLALAVSLFLPKNNRLLWYLKLHLQRNADSKTECGKYAAYCERALERTLQNGGREVKPSRMEVLSILMKNPYHHSLPHAIPVHFLNGTYQVVSFDGSTTIEEFLNTLNQEIGCRDVHQSGFTLFSDDPIEKDLEHFIDPEAKLCDIISKWETALREKGSGKFENTRVIQLTYKSRCYWRQAAKMETDKERLLLCYQVNQQVVQGKFPLNRELAFELASLMAQIDFGEYNNDKARGSGPGSNPHHLVLQALDKFYPIRYRANITADQLRELQEKLQEKWIALKGRSVLDCVRIYLTCTRKWPFFGATLYQAKLKQTEPVTVWIAVSEDSVTLLELQTMAVMCRFNYANIVTFGGCLDDFMLVACPDEGAAEQKLLFALSKPKILEITLLIADYMNALGHALPGTPQMNTLTRNGSHRSIKSTLRPATGSSCLPTQPDILKSTPDHQRP
- the LOC139109285 gene encoding uncharacterized protein CG43867 isoform X7 — translated: MMEERLVKGEYCLSTSGVGSPAHSLPSTSGTQNDKIEEVHCACISKLETQVEEQRQLRLQDARQVEAKAARIKEWVTNKLRELEQQNQHLREQNNKCNQQLELLRNHITNIGLKPPAPTTRASLSLEVDSTLRIDRRRSESLEGTPQTAPECVQNIVAEPQTSTKHRRHLSACGTIQRGAAAANMDSSLLSEELAAAVENLVMLPNISGVSEANRDSGSSEAVHDYAEIYTPSREGMNWLQVGGQGPRPPTPPLHRFPSWEAKIYQVADGGLGIGPSTNEESAPSTMTTTTSSSKHSQATGHNLTAHNSQGYCDISVPVYATVKGRASQIRSMPFGDSSDDSSDGEEHPNQTETNTRITNSSSDNTDSSLGSGSSPSKSIKTTSSLSPAKRSSSGSPSKSVKRDTSLESGLSEDYAIPPDALSSTSLESSMPSLLMRVSGESPKRQESLEKTGHLAKLGGKLKTWRKRWFVLKNGVLSYWKSQNDVNRKPQGQIILDEVCRINRAEGAATFEIATGKKTYYLTADCIATMEDWIRVLQNVQRRNATKLLLSREDNKPTIQGWLTKVKNGHAKRCWCVLIGKMFLYFKCPSDTNPIGQINMRDARVEEVEHVSDSDSEERDAECPHERTIGIFPTHQGPTYLLMPHKQDKDNWLYHLTVVSGGGPSAGTQYEQLVQRLMETDGDPSCVLWRHPLLLHTKESITSPLTSLTSESLQTEAIKLFKACQLFMSVAVEQAGIDYHVVLAQNALQQCLDQPELQSEFICALVKQTSRHTQHRLGVQQLLLCATQSLFTCDTQSPAANGSGENADAQSTASTSHSPPLTQGHSTSAILDCKTNPAQYVLIQGWQLLALAVSLFLPKNNRLLWYLKLHLQRNADSKTECGKYAAYCERALERTLQNGGREVKPSRMEVLSILMKNPYHHSLPHAIPVHFLNGTYQVVSFDGSTTIEEFLNTLNQEIGCRDVHQSGFTLFSDDPIEKDLEHFIDPEAKLCDIISKWETALREKGSGKFENTRVIQLTYKSRCYWRQAAKMETDKERLLLCYQVNQQVVQGKFPLNRELAFELASLMAQIDFGEYNNDKARGSGPGSNPHHLVLQALDKFYPIRYRANITADQLRELQEKLQEKWIALKGRSVLDCVRIYLTCTRKWPFFGATLYQAKLKQTEPVTVWIAVSEDSVTLLELQTMAVMCRFNYANIVTFGGCLDDFMLVACPDEGAAEQKLLFALSKPKILEITLLIADYMNALGHALPGTPQMNTLTRNGSHRSIKSTLRPATGSSCLPTQPDILKSTPDHQRP
- the Naa20a gene encoding N-alpha-acetyltransferase 20, which gives rise to MTTLRPFTCNDLFKFNNVNLDPLTETYGLSFYMHYLSHWPEYIQVAESPSGEIMGYIMGKAEGHGENWHGHVTALTVSPDYRRLGLAAMLMKYLEDVSEKKQAYFVDLFVRVSNKVAITMYQQLGYIVYRTVLEYYNGDPDEDAYDMRKALSKDVKKKSMIPLTHPVRPEEVD
- the LOC139109396 gene encoding probable pyruvate dehydrogenase E1 component subunit alpha, mitochondrial; amino-acid sequence: MIPNCLRNVAAQTSRRNVASFFLSKRNNYATEASYETKPFRLHKLDHGPSTQVTVTRDDAIELFKQLHTIRRMETAAGNLYKEKIIRGFCHLYSGQEACAVGMKAAMRSQDSVITAYRAHGWTYLMGIDVFGVFAELTGRQGGNAKGKGGSMHMYSQNFYGGNGIVGAQVPLGVGIAFAQKYMNTGGVCLTLYGDGAANQGQVFEVYNMAKLWDVPCIFVCENNGYGMGTSVDRAAASTEYYTRGDYIPGIWVDGMDVLAVREATKFAIDHCTSGKGPIVMETVTYRYSGHSMSDPGTSYRTREEVQEVRQTRDPLTSFKERILNSNLVTAEEIKAIEGEIRKTVDDAVKAAKIDKEIPLNELTADIYSNCLEKQIRNTTPFNPLPHARLGPAINA